From Methylocystis sp. ATCC 49242, one genomic window encodes:
- a CDS encoding HAD-IA family hydrolase: protein MTTTAPTLVFDLDGTLADTAHDLIATLNVLLAREGRPKVAPEAARSLVGAGARALIERGFALDGAPPPPEQVDPLVQDFLAHYEAHIADESRLFPGALTALDRFAAAGFRLAVCTNKPERLARLLLEKLEAADRFAAICGRGTFPMHKPDPRTLLLTIEAAGGDTRRAVMVGDSKTDVDTAKNAGAPVVAVDFGYTDIPVSELGPDRIISHFDDLWDATHAILRAPAPGRT, encoded by the coding sequence ATGACAACCACTGCGCCCACCCTCGTATTCGACCTCGACGGCACCCTGGCCGACACCGCCCATGACCTGATCGCGACCCTCAACGTCCTGCTGGCGCGCGAGGGACGGCCGAAGGTCGCGCCGGAAGCGGCGCGCAGCCTCGTGGGCGCGGGCGCCCGGGCGCTGATCGAGCGCGGATTCGCCCTCGACGGCGCGCCGCCGCCGCCCGAGCAGGTCGATCCGCTGGTGCAGGATTTCCTCGCCCATTACGAGGCCCATATCGCGGACGAGAGCCGGCTTTTTCCCGGGGCGCTGACGGCGCTCGACCGCTTCGCCGCCGCCGGCTTCCGCCTCGCGGTCTGCACCAACAAGCCGGAGCGGCTCGCGAGGCTCCTTCTCGAAAAGCTCGAAGCCGCCGACCGTTTCGCGGCGATCTGCGGACGCGGCACTTTCCCCATGCACAAGCCCGACCCGCGCACGCTGCTGCTGACGATCGAGGCGGCGGGCGGCGACACTCGCCGCGCGGTGATGGTCGGAGATTCGAAGACGGACGTCGACACGGCAAAAAACGCCGGCGCGCCGGTGGTCGCGGTCGATTTCGGCTACACGGACATTCCGGTGTCGGAACTCGGCCCGGACCGGATCATCTCGCATTTCGACGATCTGTGGGACGCGACCCACGCCATTTTGCGCGCGCCGGCCCCCGGTCGCACTTGA
- a CDS encoding GcrA family cell cycle regulator: MNWRGVFSIEGLDMIGVPFLDLKHGQCKFALGSIDDPPALFCGEASATGSPYCAPHHAICYPPRPRNERRGRCDGPQPGRMIEATGRGW; encoded by the coding sequence ATGAACTGGCGCGGGGTTTTTTCTATCGAGGGCCTCGATATGATCGGCGTTCCCTTCCTCGATCTGAAGCACGGCCAGTGCAAGTTCGCCCTGGGGAGCATTGACGATCCGCCGGCGCTCTTCTGTGGCGAGGCTTCCGCCACGGGCTCGCCCTACTGCGCGCCGCATCATGCCATCTGCTATCCGCCAAGGCCGAGGAATGAGAGGCGCGGGAGATGCGACGGGCCGCAGCCTGGGCGCATGATCGAGGCGACGGGGAGAGGGTGGTGA
- a CDS encoding AAA family ATPase translates to MTVDPAILAAAAAEYHEQRGDRSRIVVGLPAAPQVELVRADAIEPEPIRWLWPGWMAKGKLHIIGGSPGAGKTTICLRMGATVSKGGAWPDGSHAPIGNVVIWSGEDDPADTLVPRLIASGADMRRIFFVGGVYSGDIARAFDPSRDIGPLQAAIERAGGAALIIVDPIVNAVTGDSHKNTETRRGLQPLVDLAAATDAALIGVTHVAKGSAGREPLERLSGSLAFGAVARIVLMAAKKAEDDGPAPRIVCRVKSNIGPDGNGFTYEICQTGIVGHPGVETSYVEWGEAVKGSPRELLGEPDGDKGRAESDAETFLKALLADGPMAAKDVKEAAEANGLAWRTVRRAQKALGVKVARSGFGPEGQWTWSLQP, encoded by the coding sequence TTGACCGTTGACCCCGCAATTCTCGCGGCCGCCGCCGCCGAATATCACGAGCAACGCGGCGACCGGTCGCGCATCGTCGTCGGGCTTCCAGCCGCGCCACAAGTCGAACTGGTCCGCGCCGACGCAATCGAGCCCGAGCCCATTCGTTGGCTCTGGCCCGGCTGGATGGCGAAGGGCAAGCTGCACATCATCGGCGGCTCGCCCGGCGCCGGAAAGACGACCATCTGCCTGCGGATGGGGGCGACTGTTTCGAAGGGCGGCGCATGGCCCGACGGCTCACACGCGCCCATTGGCAACGTCGTCATCTGGTCCGGCGAGGATGACCCCGCCGACACTCTTGTTCCCCGCCTGATCGCCTCGGGCGCGGATATGCGGCGCATCTTCTTCGTCGGCGGCGTCTACAGCGGCGATATCGCCCGCGCCTTCGACCCTTCCCGCGACATTGGCCCCTTGCAGGCGGCGATCGAACGGGCGGGAGGCGCGGCGTTGATAATCGTGGACCCTATCGTGAACGCCGTGACCGGCGACAGCCACAAAAACACGGAAACGAGGCGCGGGCTTCAGCCGCTCGTGGACCTTGCGGCGGCGACGGACGCGGCCCTGATCGGGGTGACGCATGTCGCGAAAGGCTCGGCGGGACGGGAGCCCCTGGAGCGCCTCTCCGGCTCGCTGGCCTTCGGCGCCGTGGCGCGAATTGTCCTGATGGCGGCGAAGAAGGCAGAGGACGACGGGCCAGCGCCGCGCATCGTCTGTCGCGTAAAATCGAACATCGGCCCCGACGGCAATGGCTTCACTTATGAAATCTGCCAGACGGGCATCGTCGGGCATCCGGGCGTCGAAACCTCCTATGTCGAATGGGGCGAGGCGGTGAAGGGAAGCCCGCGCGAGCTGCTTGGCGAGCCCGACGGCGACAAGGGGCGCGCCGAAAGCGACGCCGAGACGTTCCTGAAGGCGTTGCTTGCCGACGGGCCGATGGCGGCGAAGGACGTGAAGGAAGCCGCCGAGGCGAATGGGCTGGCGTGGCGGACAGTGAGGCGGGCGCAGAAGGCGCTTGGCGTGAAGGTGGCCCGCTCTGGATTCGGACCGGAAGGGCAATGGACGTGGAGCCTTCAACCATAG
- a CDS encoding transcriptional regulator — protein sequence MVRWTVDDLAKAANVGVMTVRRAEANDGPPSMMANNLAAIRAALEAAGVEFIAENGGGPGVRLKKAE from the coding sequence TTGGTCCGATGGACCGTCGACGATCTCGCCAAGGCCGCCAATGTCGGCGTCATGACCGTGCGCCGCGCCGAGGCGAATGACGGACCGCCTTCCATGATGGCAAACAACCTCGCCGCGATCCGCGCCGCCCTCGAGGCGGCGGGGGTCGAGTTCATTGCCGAAAATGGCGGCGGGCCGGGCGTCAGGCTGAAGAAGGCGGAATGA
- a CDS encoding phage tail tape measure protein, translating into MASLTSSLTVRLIDDVSKPARTVSQALRDAEKAAANVAKGMGKAGSDPFRRQLASLKLTGAELRDVRQEWLLYARAQKQAMGAATWSTKGPAMMLAKEKQILAAAKASVRERIALNKTIAASATHGVGRFSGIGAKASDFASFALPGAAGMMVGMGGAAVAGAAVGGVSTVAIKEAISRNKAFAEIQKKVTLEAGDSWSTLDRKIAKVSTSIGKSYQDVAAIFAQGGQSGVAYKDLDAFALLGAKVSTAWDISAREAAQMLTEVRAQTGKSIADLEIFADKVNGLGDVSAAAERDIGAMSQRAMAGMKAAGVGENDALAMMTALRGVGMETDVAARFLTAFTSKLRTASTLGKGAAAAFKEIGLSGKQVEEGMQTKPMETMIDLLERVGKAKNSVGTMKSLVGAEWWDEATRMQQALPEIIRLLDYLGGGTWRKSMQGAMDIETGTTEAKLEKLKQSLLDIAAQAAKPVVLPWLDSIADKWAAAANRMRAATEESEKARSRATPVGESVVDLEKRLKINQPPAAPEPPRPVFQQLPQISVKAKDWAKSKDAGPMGVAGGISASNLPAFRKMQGIPITLDASALDAAKAQLELPGTKITARPTPAAPAPSPVTPAPAAPPVRPLSLRAKDVERVPLPPERPMSLRAKDIERVPPAAPVIAPQAILPPKPAPTLAPRMLREDAKARTIPAAQAPAAQEMVVTPKVEPVPPFTPQELRVTPKVEDIPPIPPQEMVVTPRVDVGPLDAFKGSIEGASDRFAALNTTVTPQVDASSAEAAKGAAEGARTAFEGLNLSVAPHVDTGSVDAGIGKVQTLLGLLHQVGAAASGATGKVNALSAAAGAASAKIGTIRAEQNRNFTASAQKGE; encoded by the coding sequence GTGGCTTCCCTCACAAGCTCCTTAACCGTCCGTCTCATTGACGATGTTTCAAAGCCCGCGCGCACCGTCTCCCAGGCGCTCCGGGACGCCGAGAAAGCGGCGGCGAATGTCGCGAAGGGAATGGGAAAGGCCGGATCAGACCCGTTCCGCCGCCAGCTCGCGAGCCTAAAATTGACTGGCGCCGAGCTGCGAGACGTGCGCCAGGAATGGTTGCTTTATGCGCGGGCGCAAAAGCAGGCGATGGGCGCGGCGACTTGGTCGACCAAAGGCCCAGCCATGATGCTCGCGAAGGAGAAGCAGATCCTCGCGGCGGCAAAGGCCTCCGTGCGCGAGCGGATAGCGTTGAACAAGACCATCGCCGCATCTGCCACGCATGGCGTCGGCCGGTTCAGCGGTATCGGCGCGAAAGCGTCCGACTTTGCTTCATTCGCGCTTCCTGGTGCTGCGGGAATGATGGTCGGAATGGGAGGCGCGGCGGTTGCTGGCGCGGCGGTCGGCGGCGTCTCCACGGTCGCGATCAAAGAGGCGATCAGCCGCAACAAGGCGTTCGCGGAAATTCAGAAGAAGGTGACGCTCGAAGCCGGCGATAGCTGGTCGACGCTCGACCGCAAGATCGCGAAGGTTTCGACCTCGATCGGCAAGTCATATCAGGACGTGGCCGCGATCTTCGCGCAGGGCGGGCAGTCGGGCGTTGCCTATAAGGATTTGGACGCCTTCGCCCTGCTTGGCGCGAAGGTCTCGACTGCTTGGGACATTAGCGCCCGTGAGGCTGCGCAGATGCTGACCGAGGTGAGGGCGCAGACGGGCAAATCTATCGCAGACCTCGAAATCTTCGCCGACAAAGTGAACGGGCTTGGCGACGTGTCCGCCGCCGCAGAGCGTGACATCGGCGCCATGTCGCAGCGCGCCATGGCAGGCATGAAGGCGGCGGGCGTCGGCGAGAATGACGCCCTCGCGATGATGACCGCCCTCCGCGGCGTCGGGATGGAAACCGACGTGGCGGCGCGGTTTCTGACAGCGTTCACGTCGAAGCTGCGCACCGCGTCAACGCTCGGGAAAGGTGCGGCCGCTGCATTCAAGGAAATTGGACTGTCCGGCAAGCAAGTCGAAGAAGGAATGCAGACAAAGCCAATGGAGACGATGATTGATCTCCTTGAGCGCGTCGGAAAGGCGAAAAATTCCGTCGGAACCATGAAATCGCTGGTAGGCGCCGAATGGTGGGACGAAGCCACACGCATGCAGCAAGCGCTTCCCGAGATCATTCGCCTGCTCGATTATCTCGGCGGCGGAACGTGGCGCAAGTCGATGCAAGGCGCCATGGATATCGAAACCGGGACGACCGAAGCGAAGCTCGAAAAGCTGAAGCAGTCGCTTCTGGATATCGCCGCGCAGGCCGCGAAGCCGGTTGTTCTCCCGTGGCTCGACAGCATCGCGGACAAATGGGCGGCGGCTGCAAACCGAATGCGCGCGGCGACCGAAGAGAGCGAGAAGGCCCGCTCCCGCGCCACGCCTGTCGGCGAGTCCGTGGTTGACTTGGAGAAGCGGCTGAAGATCAATCAGCCGCCGGCGGCTCCCGAGCCGCCCCGTCCCGTGTTTCAGCAATTGCCGCAAATATCTGTCAAGGCGAAGGACTGGGCGAAGAGCAAGGACGCTGGCCCGATGGGCGTCGCCGGCGGCATAAGCGCGAGCAACCTTCCGGCGTTTCGCAAGATGCAGGGAATACCGATCACGCTCGACGCCAGCGCACTCGACGCTGCGAAAGCGCAATTGGAACTGCCTGGCACGAAGATCACGGCGCGACCGACGCCAGCCGCTCCCGCTCCTTCTCCAGTGACGCCAGCGCCGGCCGCTCCCCCCGTGCGGCCGCTGAGCCTCCGGGCGAAGGATGTGGAGCGCGTTCCGCTTCCCCCCGAGCGCCCGATGAGCCTCCGGGCGAAGGATATCGAGCGCGTCCCTCCGGCGGCGCCTGTCATTGCTCCGCAAGCGATCTTGCCGCCAAAGCCCGCTCCGACGCTCGCCCCGCGCATGTTGCGCGAGGACGCGAAGGCGCGGACGATCCCGGCGGCGCAAGCTCCTGCGGCGCAGGAGATGGTCGTCACTCCGAAAGTCGAGCCTGTCCCGCCGTTCACGCCGCAAGAGCTTCGCGTCACTCCCAAGGTCGAAGATATCCCGCCTATCCCGCCGCAGGAGATGGTCGTCACGCCCCGCGTTGATGTTGGGCCGCTCGACGCCTTCAAGGGCTCGATAGAGGGCGCGTCCGATCGCTTCGCCGCACTCAACACGACAGTGACACCGCAAGTGGACGCATCGAGCGCGGAGGCGGCGAAGGGCGCAGCGGAAGGCGCGCGCACGGCGTTCGAGGGGCTAAATCTTTCCGTCGCGCCGCATGTCGATACGGGCAGCGTAGACGCGGGAATCGGCAAGGTTCAAACCTTACTCGGGCTCCTTCACCAGGTCGGCGCGGCGGCGTCGGGGGCGACGGGCAAGGTCAACGCCCTGAGCGCGGCGGCAGGCGCCGCGTCGGCGAAGATCGGCACCATTCGGGCCGAGCAAAATCGCAACTTCACGGCGTCGGCGCAGAAGGGCGAATAG
- a CDS encoding AAA family ATPase codes for MALGLFARHRLAGEAMPMIEPANTRPWRRQPSPPPAPTGDAPSPLAVALDYIERGWSPIPIGFRSKAPSLPGWTDLRISADEASRYFNGAPAXFGVVLGQNSSGLSDVDLDCPEAIAAAPYFLPKTAAIFGRETARASHWLYYTNAASVNLPGNLAFDDPIAKEGGAKARLVDLRLGPKVQTVFPGSTHESGEPIAWEPGCDGEPARVECDDLFRRVERLAACSLLARHWPAHGARHDARLAVAGVLVRAGFSESESKLFAEALARAVGDEDARDFAAAIRSTYARASSGEKFSGLPRACDVFGDAIGRAVADWLRLDESGADFGSTGHLGPKPRATIVQDGVTADAETGEILSQPADPLAGVCFDGATKLEPPPQLVKRLLPLRGVTFLGGQSGAGKTFIAVDLATSLGSGEPFFGHKVAERVGVVFLAAEGAATLAARIHVARQQKTTGEPLPIAWIDGVGNLSDSRDLNAAIAKLRAVAERMNADHGVRLGAVVIDTLGAAFAMQDENASAEANRIIAAMRRIGDAVGAVVIPVHHFGKATDTGLRGASAWRGGADAILSVLANRNEVTGKVSDRRLALAKSRVGEEGEISAFELRFVELGADEDGEPYGACYVEPTQAADRVETAPRMTRPARAYLSALQIAVGDKGETTRPFGMDGPEVRAAEREDVRREFYAAWPADGDTVEKQQAAKQKAFRRGEAELLTGHAIAVRDDGARTLVWQVSDDE; via the coding sequence ATGGCTCTTGGACTTTTTGCGCGGCATCGTCTTGCCGGCGAGGCCATGCCGATGATCGAACCCGCCAACACTCGCCCCTGGCGTCGCCAGCCGTCGCCGCCTCCCGCCCCCACTGGCGACGCCCCGTCGCCGCTCGCTGTCGCGCTCGACTACATCGAGCGGGGCTGGTCGCCGATCCCGATTGGTTTCCGATCGAAAGCGCCATCACTCCCCGGCTGGACGGACCTCCGGATCAGCGCCGACGAGGCGTCACGCTATTTTAACGGCGCGCCGGCCANCTTCGGAGTTGTATTAGGCCAAAACTCATCGGGCCTGAGCGACGTTGACCTTGACTGTCCCGAGGCCATCGCGGCCGCGCCGTATTTCCTTCCAAAAACCGCAGCGATCTTCGGCCGCGAGACGGCGCGCGCGTCGCACTGGTTGTATTACACTAATGCAGCTAGTGTAAATCTGCCCGGCAATCTCGCCTTTGACGATCCGATCGCCAAGGAGGGTGGCGCGAAAGCCCGCCTTGTCGATTTGCGGCTTGGGCCGAAAGTCCAGACGGTTTTTCCGGGCTCGACTCATGAGAGCGGCGAGCCGATCGCTTGGGAGCCCGGCTGTGACGGCGAGCCGGCGCGCGTCGAATGCGACGACCTTTTTCGTCGCGTCGAGCGCCTCGCCGCATGCAGCTTGTTGGCGCGGCATTGGCCCGCGCATGGCGCGCGCCATGATGCGCGCCTCGCCGTCGCTGGCGTCCTAGTCCGCGCCGGATTTTCGGAGAGCGAGAGCAAACTTTTTGCCGAGGCGCTCGCCCGCGCTGTCGGCGACGAAGATGCGAGAGACTTCGCGGCGGCGATCCGAAGCACGTATGCGCGGGCGAGCTCGGGCGAAAAATTCTCGGGTTTGCCGAGGGCGTGTGACGTGTTCGGCGACGCGATCGGGCGCGCCGTGGCGGATTGGCTTCGTCTCGACGAGAGCGGCGCCGACTTCGGATCGACAGGGCATCTCGGGCCGAAACCGCGCGCGACGATCGTCCAGGACGGCGTGACAGCGGACGCCGAGACAGGCGAGATTTTGTCGCAGCCGGCGGACCCGCTAGCGGGCGTCTGCTTCGATGGCGCCACGAAGCTCGAGCCGCCGCCGCAGCTCGTGAAACGGTTGCTTCCGCTCCGTGGCGTGACCTTCCTCGGCGGACAAAGCGGCGCCGGAAAAACTTTCATCGCCGTTGACCTTGCCACGTCGCTCGGCAGCGGAGAGCCGTTTTTCGGACACAAGGTCGCCGAGCGCGTCGGCGTAGTCTTTCTCGCGGCCGAGGGTGCGGCGACGCTGGCGGCGCGTATTCACGTCGCGCGCCAACAGAAGACGACCGGCGAGCCGCTTCCGATCGCGTGGATTGATGGTGTCGGCAACCTGTCTGACTCGCGCGACCTCAACGCCGCCATTGCCAAACTGCGCGCCGTCGCCGAGCGCATGAACGCGGACCATGGCGTGAGACTGGGCGCCGTCGTTATCGACACGCTCGGCGCGGCCTTCGCGATGCAGGACGAGAACGCCTCAGCGGAGGCAAATCGCATCATCGCCGCGATGAGGCGCATCGGCGACGCCGTCGGCGCCGTGGTCATTCCGGTTCACCACTTCGGCAAGGCGACCGACACCGGCTTGCGCGGCGCGTCGGCATGGCGCGGCGGCGCGGACGCTATCCTGTCCGTTTTGGCAAACCGCAACGAAGTTACCGGCAAGGTCTCGGATCGGCGCCTGGCGCTGGCGAAATCGCGCGTCGGCGAAGAGGGCGAAATTTCGGCCTTCGAGCTGCGCTTCGTGGAGCTGGGCGCCGACGAAGACGGCGAGCCGTATGGCGCCTGCTACGTGGAGCCGACGCAAGCCGCGGATCGCGTCGAAACCGCGCCGCGCATGACCCGGCCGGCGCGAGCGTATCTCTCGGCCCTGCAAATCGCAGTTGGCGACAAGGGAGAGACGACACGGCCGTTCGGCATGGATGGACCGGAAGTGCGCGCCGCAGAGCGCGAGGACGTTCGGCGTGAATTTTACGCGGCGTGGCCCGCCGACGGCGACACGGTCGAAAAGCAGCAAGCCGCAAAGCAAAAGGCATTTCGGCGCGGCGAGGCTGAATTGTTGACCGGCCATGCGATCGCAGTCCGCGACGACGGCGCCCGCACTCTCGTCTGGCAGGTCTCAGACGATGAATAG
- a CDS encoding tyrosine-type recombinase/integrase → MVTVPRLTKRVVDDSKPRSSAYFIWCSDLQGFGCRVHPTGKRVYYVDYRNAGGARKRMKIGDHGKITTDEARKMALATLGGVVKGDDPLTERTTRRESITVKELCADYMAAAEKGLIFGKKRRPKKPSTISQDHARIDRHIVPLLGKKLVKELTRADVAKFIRDVTTGKTALDLPSDKPRGRVIVRGGAGTAARAANFLGAVLTWAVHEGIIDSNPAHGVKRQADQKRTRRLTPDEYRALGNALRQAEDEMATWQGVAGARLITLTGCRLGEIAKLRWSEVDEAAGCFRLQDTKEGASTRPMGRAVFDILAGVDRVDGSPYVLPAVRGTGAYGGLTGFFEKVAARAGLQGVTPHTMRHSFASTAADLGFAESTIAAMLGHAAGSVTARYVHHLDAVLIAAADRVAARISAMLDGREAEIVNIADRRTEPGR, encoded by the coding sequence GTGGTCACGGTGCCACGGCTCACCAAGCGCGTTGTTGATGACTCAAAGCCGAGATCGTCCGCATATTTCATATGGTGTAGCGACCTCCAGGGCTTCGGTTGCCGCGTCCACCCGACTGGCAAGCGGGTTTATTACGTCGACTACCGCAACGCCGGCGGCGCGAGAAAGCGCATGAAGATCGGCGACCACGGGAAGATCACAACTGACGAAGCGCGCAAGATGGCGTTGGCTACACTCGGCGGCGTCGTCAAAGGTGACGATCCCCTAACCGAGCGCACCACGCGGCGCGAATCGATCACTGTCAAGGAACTCTGCGCCGACTACATGGCCGCCGCTGAGAAAGGATTGATCTTCGGCAAGAAGCGCCGGCCGAAGAAGCCCTCGACGATTTCACAGGATCACGCGCGCATCGATCGTCACATCGTCCCCTTGCTGGGGAAAAAGCTCGTCAAAGAGCTGACGCGCGCCGACGTGGCGAAGTTCATTCGAGACGTGACGACCGGCAAGACAGCGCTCGACCTGCCTTCCGACAAACCACGCGGCCGAGTCATCGTTCGGGGCGGCGCTGGGACGGCGGCGCGGGCTGCAAATTTTCTCGGCGCGGTCCTGACATGGGCAGTTCACGAAGGGATAATCGATAGCAATCCCGCCCACGGCGTGAAGCGGCAGGCCGATCAGAAGCGGACCCGCAGGCTCACGCCAGACGAATACCGGGCGCTCGGCAATGCCCTGCGCCAGGCCGAAGATGAGATGGCGACATGGCAGGGCGTAGCCGGCGCCCGGCTGATTACTTTAACCGGTTGCCGTCTCGGAGAAATCGCAAAACTGCGCTGGTCAGAAGTCGACGAGGCCGCCGGCTGCTTTCGCTTGCAGGACACCAAGGAGGGCGCCTCCACGCGGCCAATGGGGCGCGCCGTGTTCGATATCCTGGCAGGCGTCGATCGGGTGGACGGCTCCCCATATGTGCTGCCGGCCGTTCGTGGGACGGGCGCTTACGGCGGACTGACGGGCTTCTTCGAGAAGGTCGCGGCGCGTGCAGGATTGCAAGGCGTCACGCCCCACACGATGCGACATTCGTTTGCCTCTACAGCGGCCGACCTCGGTTTTGCCGAGTCTACCATTGCCGCGATGCTTGGCCACGCGGCGGGGAGCGTAACCGCGCGATATGTCCACCATCTCGACGCCGTGCTGATTGCCGCCGCCGATCGTGTTGCGGCGCGCATCTCCGCCATGCTCGATGGCCGCGAGGCGGAGATTGTGAATATCGCGGACCGGAGGACCGAACCGGGACGCTGA
- a CDS encoding PAS domain-containing protein, with amino-acid sequence MKGADLRLFIEQTPIAAAMFDREMRYLAMSPRWLSEYPVDGPMLGLSHYELFPEIPERWKEAHRRGLAGETLSAAEDCFVRADGGVVWMSWQLRPWFEADGTIGGIVIFAEDVTPRKRAEEALRLSEERHRYAMQATREGLWDWNIKTGEAFISPYYCAMLGYEESDFAPDVVRHWIELLHPDDRDATLARVDEWLSESGAYSCEFRLRTKDGKYRWILSRGKVVERDEAGAPSRAVGAHVDITERKQAEAALIESEHRFQQIADHTPALIWMSGAEKGCTYFNRTWLNFTGRALEQQLGDGWTACVHPNDLDRCLETYGSAFDARKPFEMEYRLRRHDGEYRWVLDVGVPRFTPEGEFLGYIGSGVDVTERRNAEEALRKREERLSLAQSSAHIGIWDWDLGANETFLNNEYYDLYGLPRGASLTYDDFLSRVHPEDRQRVDSEMQTALSGGGRLDFQCRIVRADDCETRWIASKGIVFFNADGHPFRAMGAVYDITELKKIEEELLSVDRRKDEFLATLAHELRNPLGAISNSVNLLNILTSETSSAEEKKRASLARIKRQVNHLKRIVDDLLEITRIKHGKIELKKERVELGEILSQAVDLCQPLVQEKGHQLTIELPSRPLEVDGDPVRLVQIFGNLLNNAVKFTDAGGRIDIAAAHGEKEAIVRVRDTGAGLPPETLGSIFDMFAQVKTGSRIASGGIGVGLALSRGLILLHGGRIDAHSDGPGHGSEFVVRLPLAK; translated from the coding sequence ATGAAGGGCGCCGACCTGCGTCTCTTTATCGAGCAGACGCCCATCGCGGCCGCAATGTTCGACCGGGAAATGCGCTATCTCGCCATGAGTCCGCGCTGGCTGTCGGAATATCCTGTCGACGGTCCGATGTTGGGCCTTTCGCATTATGAGCTGTTCCCGGAAATACCCGAAAGATGGAAGGAGGCGCATCGGCGCGGCCTTGCCGGCGAGACGCTGAGCGCGGCGGAGGATTGTTTCGTTCGCGCTGACGGCGGCGTCGTCTGGATGAGCTGGCAATTGCGTCCATGGTTCGAGGCCGATGGGACGATCGGGGGAATCGTCATTTTCGCGGAGGACGTCACGCCGCGAAAAAGGGCCGAGGAAGCCCTGCGTCTGAGCGAGGAGCGGCACCGTTACGCGATGCAGGCGACGCGGGAAGGCCTGTGGGACTGGAACATAAAGACCGGCGAGGCCTTCATCAGCCCATATTACTGCGCGATGCTCGGCTATGAAGAATCCGACTTCGCCCCGGATGTTGTCCGTCACTGGATAGAACTTCTCCATCCTGACGATCGGGATGCCACGCTGGCGCGCGTTGACGAATGGTTGTCCGAATCCGGCGCCTATTCCTGCGAATTCAGGCTCCGGACCAAGGACGGCAAATATCGCTGGATATTGAGCCGGGGCAAGGTCGTCGAACGGGACGAAGCGGGCGCGCCATCGCGCGCTGTCGGCGCGCATGTCGACATCACGGAACGCAAGCAGGCCGAAGCCGCCCTTATAGAAAGCGAACATCGCTTCCAGCAAATCGCGGATCATACGCCGGCGCTGATATGGATGTCGGGCGCGGAAAAGGGTTGCACATATTTCAACAGGACCTGGCTGAATTTTACCGGCCGCGCGCTCGAACAGCAATTGGGCGACGGCTGGACGGCGTGCGTTCACCCGAACGATCTAGACCGTTGTCTCGAAACCTACGGGTCGGCTTTCGACGCGCGCAAACCCTTCGAGATGGAATATCGATTGCGTCGCCACGATGGGGAATATCGCTGGGTTCTCGACGTCGGCGTTCCCCGCTTTACGCCGGAGGGGGAATTTCTCGGCTACATCGGTTCGGGCGTCGACGTGACGGAACGCAGGAATGCGGAAGAGGCGCTGCGCAAGCGCGAGGAAAGGCTGAGCCTCGCCCAGTCGTCGGCGCATATCGGAATTTGGGATTGGGATCTCGGCGCGAACGAAACATTCCTCAATAATGAATATTACGACCTCTATGGCCTGCCGCGAGGCGCGTCTCTCACATATGACGATTTCCTGTCACGAGTTCACCCGGAGGATCGCCAGCGTGTCGACTCGGAAATGCAGACCGCCCTGTCGGGCGGCGGACGCCTCGACTTCCAGTGCCGGATCGTACGTGCAGACGATTGCGAGACGCGCTGGATTGCGTCGAAAGGCATTGTGTTTTTCAACGCCGACGGCCATCCATTTCGCGCCATGGGCGCCGTTTACGACATTACGGAATTGAAAAAGATCGAGGAGGAGCTTCTCAGCGTCGACCGTCGCAAGGACGAATTTCTGGCGACGCTCGCCCATGAATTACGAAATCCTTTGGGCGCAATCAGCAATTCCGTCAATCTGCTGAACATCCTGACGTCCGAAACATCGTCCGCTGAAGAGAAGAAGCGCGCGTCGCTTGCAAGGATCAAGCGGCAGGTCAATCATCTCAAACGCATCGTCGACGATCTTCTCGAGATCACGCGCATCAAGCATGGCAAGATCGAACTGAAAAAAGAGCGCGTCGAACTGGGTGAAATCCTGTCGCAGGCGGTCGATCTTTGTCAGCCGCTCGTTCAGGAGAAAGGTCACCAACTGACCATCGAACTTCCGTCGCGGCCCCTGGAGGTCGACGGCGACCCTGTGCGTCTCGTGCAGATTTTCGGCAATCTTCTTAACAACGCGGTCAAATTCACGGATGCTGGCGGGCGTATCGACATCGCTGCGGCCCATGGCGAGAAGGAAGCAATCGTCCGCGTGCGCGACACTGGCGCCGGGCTGCCGCCCGAAACGCTCGGTTCGATTTTCGACATGTTCGCGCAGGTCAAAACCGGATCGCGCATTGCGTCGGGCGGCATCGGCGTGGGACTCGCGCTCTCCCGGGGCCTTATACTTTTGCATGGCGGGCGCATCGACGCGCACAGCGATGGGCCGGGACATGGCAGCGAATTTGTCGTCCGCCTTCCCCTGGCGAAGTGA